A section of the Metabacillus endolithicus genome encodes:
- a CDS encoding lipopolysaccharide biosynthesis protein, which translates to MLQKLKGLGGDSLLYALMNVGTKMIAFIMMPVYTHFLTAPEYAPVDIIDRWTSMLLFLVILGTDSALAFYYFDTKDENKRKVYVQNVLNIRLAMVLLLFLVVVLVGPFFADTLLKSDNGLYLLYLSIAILLLDTLSALVLTVLRYEFKTLKVVILTVLKMLLVAIGSYLFLELVIESVEGIIYARIISGVLIVLLLARPLAKAINFKINKEVLKDLLKYGLPLVPASIAFWVILNSSSFFLAFMKTAEDVGIYGVATKFAALITLVTSGIQMAWRPYSMSLKDKPDSKELFSKVYLIILIMGTVGVLVVATIMPYVILLLGDGYESAYQYVALLAAATFLNFYYLIISVGIFFQKKTKIISYAFMAAAVLNIVLNLLLIPKYTIWGVVVAFLVSNIIAVIYIFIKSQKIYYVPVSYWKMSLIFLIMLIGTIGIVYVQENGLSPLYIVLAWGVYLATLLITRVDKELRKKTIHETAN; encoded by the coding sequence GTGTTACAGAAATTAAAAGGCTTAGGAGGGGATTCCCTCCTTTATGCATTAATGAATGTTGGAACGAAAATGATTGCATTCATTATGATGCCGGTTTATACACATTTTTTAACTGCTCCAGAATATGCACCAGTTGATATTATTGACCGATGGACTTCGATGCTGCTGTTTTTAGTTATACTAGGAACAGATTCTGCGTTAGCTTTTTATTATTTTGATACGAAGGATGAAAACAAGCGAAAAGTATATGTACAAAATGTATTAAATATACGATTAGCTATGGTTTTACTTCTTTTTCTTGTTGTTGTACTTGTAGGTCCGTTTTTTGCAGACACCTTACTAAAGTCAGACAATGGACTTTATCTGTTGTATCTGAGCATAGCGATTTTATTATTAGATACCTTATCAGCTCTTGTTTTAACGGTGTTAAGATATGAATTTAAAACACTTAAGGTTGTTATTCTCACTGTTTTGAAAATGCTATTGGTAGCCATTGGCTCCTATCTTTTCCTTGAACTGGTTATAGAATCTGTTGAAGGAATTATTTATGCGCGCATTATTAGTGGAGTGCTGATTGTCCTTTTATTGGCTCGACCTTTAGCTAAAGCGATCAATTTTAAGATAAATAAAGAGGTTTTAAAGGACTTATTAAAGTACGGACTACCACTAGTACCAGCTTCAATCGCATTCTGGGTCATTTTAAACTCCAGCTCCTTCTTTTTAGCGTTTATGAAAACAGCTGAAGATGTTGGGATATATGGAGTTGCGACGAAATTTGCGGCACTGATCACGCTTGTTACAAGTGGGATTCAAATGGCATGGAGACCTTATTCAATGTCATTAAAGGACAAGCCTGATAGTAAAGAGCTCTTTTCGAAGGTGTATCTGATTATTTTAATTATGGGTACAGTCGGGGTACTCGTTGTGGCAACCATTATGCCTTATGTTATTTTATTGCTAGGAGATGGATATGAATCTGCTTATCAATATGTAGCACTGCTTGCAGCCGCAACATTTTTAAACTTCTACTATTTAATTATTTCAGTAGGAATTTTCTTTCAAAAGAAAACAAAAATTATTTCCTATGCATTTATGGCAGCGGCCGTTTTGAATATTGTATTAAATCTTCTGTTGATTCCAAAGTATACAATATGGGGAGTCGTTGTGGCTTTCTTAGTGTCAAATATCATAGCGGTTATTTATATTTTTATCAAAAGTCAAAAAATATACTATGTACCAGTTTCATACTGGAAAATGTCTTTAATTTTTCTTATTATGCTTATCGGCACGATCGGGATTGTTTATGTACAGGAAAATGGATTATCTCCACTATACATCGTTCTAGCTTGGGGCGTGTATCTTGCTACCCTGCTTATCACTCGTGTTGATAAAGAGCTAAGAAAAAAAACAATCCACGAAACAGCAAATTAG
- the wecB gene encoding non-hydrolyzing UDP-N-acetylglucosamine 2-epimerase, which translates to MKIVTILGARPQFIKAGPVSREIRKQHTEIIVHTGQHYDANMSDIFFEELNIPKPDYHLNVGSGSHGVQTANMLTSIEEIILKEEPDYVLVYGDTNSTLAGALAASKLHIPIVHIEAGLRSFNKKMPEEVNRILTDHVSEFLFCPTDTAVQNLEKENITKNVFNVGDVMYDAVMYNQDIADKSTLMNDLGLTEKEFYLITVHRAENTEDPERMNNILDAFSKVEGTKVWPIHPRTKNKLKSSGIDLDAIPGLKVIEPIGYLDMLSLEKNAKKILTDSGGVQKEAYFVKTPCVTLRDETEWVETLHQDANILVGADTEKILEAVQAPCHSDYPPIFGDGNTSEKIVKMISDK; encoded by the coding sequence ATGAAGATTGTAACGATACTTGGGGCAAGACCACAGTTTATTAAAGCAGGTCCTGTTTCCCGTGAAATTAGAAAGCAACATACAGAAATCATCGTTCATACTGGTCAGCATTATGATGCCAATATGTCTGATATCTTTTTTGAGGAATTAAACATTCCAAAGCCTGATTATCATTTAAACGTAGGGTCAGGATCTCACGGTGTTCAAACGGCAAATATGCTAACAAGCATTGAAGAAATTATCCTAAAGGAAGAACCTGATTATGTGTTAGTGTACGGTGACACAAACTCAACATTAGCAGGAGCACTTGCTGCATCAAAGCTACATATTCCAATTGTTCACATCGAAGCAGGCTTACGTAGCTTTAACAAAAAAATGCCTGAAGAAGTAAACCGCATTTTAACAGACCATGTGTCAGAATTTCTATTCTGCCCAACAGATACGGCTGTTCAAAACCTTGAAAAAGAAAACATTACAAAAAACGTTTTTAACGTTGGAGACGTAATGTATGACGCGGTTATGTATAACCAAGACATTGCCGACAAATCAACGTTAATGAACGACTTGGGCTTAACAGAAAAAGAATTTTACTTAATTACGGTTCATCGTGCTGAAAACACAGAAGATCCTGAGCGTATGAACAATATTCTTGATGCATTCAGCAAGGTTGAAGGAACAAAGGTATGGCCGATTCACCCAAGAACAAAGAACAAGCTAAAATCATCTGGTATAGATCTTGACGCCATTCCAGGTTTAAAGGTTATTGAACCAATCGGATACTTGGACATGCTTTCTTTAGAAAAAAATGCGAAAAAGATCTTAACAGACTCTGGCGGTGTACAAAAAGAGGCTTACTTTGTGAAAACTCCATGTGTGACGCTTCGTGATGAAACCGAGTGGGTTGAAACATTACATCAAGATGCCAACATTTTAGTTGGAGCAGATACAGAGAAAATCTTAGAAGCCGTTCAAGCACCATGCCATTCTGACTACCCACCAATATTTGGGGATGGAAACACCTCCGAAAAAATTGTTAAAATGATAAGCGACAAATAA
- a CDS encoding acyltransferase has protein sequence MNSIHSTVVVNDSVTLGHFNVIGENVKIGENVTIGNHVTIYDGTVIGNGVRIADGAVLGKQPSPGKTSTVKLSGAVAPLQLGDDVTIGTNAVLYAGSTIGSSTLVADLASVRENVEIGPECIVGRGVTVENYVKIGRRVKIQSNAYITAYTTLEDFVFIAPCVTTTNDNFMGRTEERFDKIKGAVVKRAARVGGASILLPGVVVEEETFVAAGALVTKDTEQKTVVKGFPAKPVRMVEERELL, from the coding sequence ATGAATAGTATCCATTCAACAGTAGTTGTGAACGATTCAGTTACACTTGGTCACTTTAATGTGATCGGCGAAAATGTAAAGATCGGTGAGAACGTAACAATCGGTAATCATGTAACAATTTATGATGGCACAGTGATTGGTAATGGAGTTCGTATTGCAGATGGAGCTGTATTAGGAAAACAGCCGTCACCGGGGAAAACATCAACTGTCAAGCTTTCAGGAGCTGTTGCACCTCTTCAATTAGGAGATGATGTAACAATTGGTACGAATGCAGTGCTTTATGCCGGCTCAACAATCGGGTCTTCCACACTTGTTGCGGACTTAGCGAGTGTACGTGAGAACGTAGAAATTGGACCGGAATGTATTGTTGGTAGAGGCGTAACGGTTGAAAACTATGTGAAAATCGGTCGCAGAGTAAAAATTCAATCAAATGCTTACATCACAGCTTACACCACACTTGAAGATTTCGTCTTTATCGCACCATGTGTGACAACAACAAATGATAACTTTATGGGACGTACGGAAGAACGCTTCGATAAAATTAAAGGTGCAGTCGTAAAACGCGCAGCACGTGTAGGAGGCGCCTCAATCCTTTTACCGGGCGTTGTTGTGGAAGAAGAAACATTTGTTGCGGCAGGTGCACTGGTCACAAAAGATACAGAACAAAAAACAGTAGTAAAAGGCTTCCCAGCTAAACCTGTACGAATGGTTGAGGAACGGGAGCTGTTATAG
- a CDS encoding O-antigen polymerase — protein sequence MLYITIWLIVAVLSFYLFKKSAGTMSILKPNLLSLVFYYSLFISSFIGSLLIALDIDKHYMINLLSDDRYRVIGFYTICFVMVMLPLSMYLVSNLIGFKAEKEFDTYLKSPIVIQQDTLTYLVYLGLTGLSLLSIAYTIYYLEAIPIVEMLLGSSNLAELRIEAARGFQGNTLIRNIFAIGLTPILSMITFIYSYKTMKMKWIALFLITFSCSVFIQIYDLSKAPIFFYLLMFILLLLYLQVIKLTWSRVIALGTIAIGGIIVLYVVIQGVSDPSAFLDYNRGPVGRLILTQIAGYYMHLELFSDKLPLLMGQSLPSSIIGLYDIEQIRSARLAMEVYFPQRVEEGTAGVLNTLFAGEAFANFGYIGLILGTVYVGVFIQLIYIAFLRLQKNPLYIALFVYFTVNIPRVVIGGFTDFLLNTLWVAILIILIAPFIFLRLLEFISQRTGKWTSVKE from the coding sequence GTGCTATATATCACGATTTGGCTCATTGTAGCTGTTCTATCTTTTTATTTGTTTAAAAAGTCCGCAGGAACGATGTCCATATTAAAACCAAATTTACTTTCTCTTGTCTTCTATTATTCATTATTTATTTCTTCCTTTATTGGTAGTTTACTTATCGCCTTGGACATTGATAAGCATTATATGATTAATCTCTTATCAGATGATCGTTATCGTGTGATTGGCTTTTATACAATTTGTTTTGTCATGGTGATGCTGCCATTGTCGATGTATCTTGTTTCAAACTTGATTGGTTTCAAAGCTGAAAAGGAATTTGATACTTATTTAAAAAGTCCAATAGTTATTCAACAAGATACATTAACATATCTTGTGTACTTAGGATTAACAGGACTTTCTCTTCTATCGATTGCCTATACGATCTATTATTTAGAAGCCATTCCAATTGTTGAAATGTTGCTAGGAAGCAGCAACTTAGCTGAGCTTCGTATTGAAGCTGCCCGAGGCTTCCAGGGGAATACACTTATTCGTAACATTTTTGCGATCGGTCTAACGCCGATTTTATCAATGATTACGTTTATTTATAGCTATAAAACAATGAAAATGAAATGGATTGCACTGTTTCTTATTACATTTTCATGCTCAGTGTTTATTCAAATTTATGATTTGTCTAAAGCACCGATATTCTTTTATCTATTAATGTTTATTTTATTACTGCTTTACCTTCAAGTGATTAAGCTTACGTGGTCACGTGTGATTGCTCTTGGGACAATAGCCATCGGTGGAATTATTGTTTTATATGTAGTCATTCAAGGTGTGTCCGATCCAAGTGCATTTTTAGATTATAATCGTGGTCCGGTCGGTCGCTTAATTCTTACGCAAATCGCTGGTTACTACATGCACTTAGAGCTATTCTCTGATAAATTGCCATTGTTAATGGGACAAAGCTTGCCATCTTCAATTATCGGTCTTTACGACATTGAACAAATACGTTCAGCTCGTTTAGCGATGGAGGTTTACTTCCCACAACGTGTCGAAGAGGGAACAGCAGGGGTGTTAAACACATTATTTGCAGGTGAAGCTTTTGCGAACTTTGGATATATTGGCTTAATACTCGGTACGGTTTATGTTGGTGTGTTTATTCAACTGATCTACATTGCGTTTCTTCGTTTGCAAAAAAATCCATTGTACATTGCCTTGTTTGTGTATTTCACGGTGAATATACCAAGAGTTGTAATCGGTGGATTTACAGATTTTCTTCTTAATACGTTATGGGTTGCGATATTAATTATCTTGATTGCACCTTTCATTTTCTTGAGGCTGTTAGAGTTTATCAGTCAGAGGACGGGGAAATGGACGTCGGTGAAGGAATGA
- a CDS encoding SpoIID/LytB domain-containing protein, with product MAKKVLLGVFLTLSLLWNADGANAASIKTYSNPVAVQLVDISTSSLKLQSIYELTNKANNQKTYFLPGLNITITRSQSNVNIDAGSASFSSASGFELKEVYNVAQYARFTTTTDLKSGATSDYQTKKSLTKAETAEYIGSFVNNKGETWFNVQAADGTKGWVPAKTTLIDKNTVSLPTIAYGANAYRGGMSLLAKTAGKVAIVNNLDLEDYLKGVVPNEMPASWHKEALKAQAIVARSYAANSMSLKNTTASQVYKGYTSEDARSNQAVSETAGVVVKYNGKPIQTFFYSTSGGRTANVGDVWNSNQASFPYLISVDDPYENSPHSNWQNSFTSSMILNSFGLDPATTTLYDIKTNPTGANGEITSVTISTSAGEKTVTGNELTIRKLFPIEGSYGFLKSNWFTLDVNKEYTVQTASGQQSQLSVSGQQVMTGTNTTSTISSSDVSIQTASGTITKEADPASITATGKGWGHRIGMSQYGAKGFAENNWKAVDIVKHYFPNTDVSK from the coding sequence ATGGCTAAAAAAGTTCTATTAGGTGTTTTTCTGACACTTAGCCTACTATGGAATGCAGACGGAGCAAATGCTGCATCAATTAAAACATATTCTAATCCCGTTGCTGTCCAACTCGTTGATATTTCAACTAGTTCACTTAAATTACAAAGCATCTATGAATTAACGAATAAAGCAAACAACCAAAAAACTTACTTTTTACCGGGTCTTAATATAACGATTACCCGTTCACAAAGCAATGTAAACATTGACGCAGGATCAGCTTCTTTTTCTTCCGCAAGTGGATTTGAATTAAAAGAAGTGTATAACGTTGCGCAATATGCACGTTTCACCACAACAACTGATCTTAAAAGTGGGGCTACATCAGATTACCAGACGAAAAAGTCGTTAACAAAAGCCGAAACAGCTGAGTATATTGGAAGCTTCGTTAACAACAAGGGCGAAACATGGTTCAACGTTCAGGCTGCAGATGGAACAAAGGGCTGGGTCCCTGCTAAAACAACCTTAATTGACAAAAATACCGTTTCACTGCCGACAATTGCCTACGGTGCTAATGCTTATCGAGGCGGCATGTCTCTTCTGGCTAAAACAGCTGGTAAAGTAGCAATCGTCAATAATCTTGATCTAGAAGACTACTTAAAAGGTGTTGTACCAAATGAAATGCCCGCATCATGGCATAAAGAAGCTTTAAAAGCACAAGCAATTGTAGCGAGAAGCTATGCGGCTAACAGCATGTCTTTAAAAAATACAACCGCAAGCCAAGTGTACAAAGGCTACACATCTGAAGATGCTAGATCGAATCAGGCTGTTAGTGAAACAGCTGGTGTGGTGGTGAAGTATAACGGTAAGCCAATTCAAACATTTTTCTACTCAACAAGTGGCGGTCGAACCGCAAATGTTGGTGATGTTTGGAACTCAAATCAAGCGAGCTTCCCATACTTGATTTCCGTTGATGATCCATACGAAAATTCACCACACAGCAACTGGCAAAATTCATTTACATCAAGTATGATTTTAAATAGCTTCGGCTTAGATCCAGCAACAACAACACTTTATGATATTAAAACAAATCCAACAGGAGCCAATGGCGAGATAACAAGTGTCACCATTAGCACATCTGCTGGAGAAAAAACCGTCACAGGTAACGAGCTCACAATCCGTAAGCTCTTCCCAATCGAAGGAAGCTATGGCTTCTTAAAATCAAACTGGTTTACGTTGGATGTAAATAAAGAATACACCGTTCAAACCGCTAGTGGCCAACAATCACAACTAAGTGTTTCCGGCCAACAAGTGATGACGGGAACAAACACAACATCAACCATCTCATCATCAGATGTTTCCATTCAAACAGCAAGTGGAACCATCACCAAAGAAGCTGACCCTGCCTCTATTACCGCTACAGGTAAAGGCTGGGGCCACCGTATCGGCATGAGCCAATACGGCGCCAAAGGCTTCGCCGAAAACAACTGGAAAGCTGTTGATATTGTGAAGCATTATTTTCCTAATACGGATGTTTCGAAGTAA
- a CDS encoding asparagine synthetase B family protein: MEINNVSLTLSNSWSQLKIDNKELYFRGYFYYQDKLFTSNSLDELIQLSFHREFFEKIKGEFALVYHDPEQTIAAVDRKRTIPLFYQQKNDRLIIKDQVSQSDVDTELHDLSVSEFLLTGYAAGNRTLYHGLYQVEAGQFLIFNGKTLTQETYFRYYHSPMEMNVEEAADVLAKLFHQTFDQMVKRIKDKKVIIPLSGGYDSRIIALLLKEYDVKNITTFTYGVPTSKEAVRSKEIANRLGLDWSVFPYTKSDWFQWYHSDEWRNYQDFGTNLSSIAHIQDWPAVKSLLQNLDAQDHEYVFMPGHSGDFIAGSHIPYELMIDRSYTIDEIVQEIMKKHHRLWMTNDHQVTKAVHTSIAEQLQGLPYENREEASALFEYWDWKERQGKFIINSLRVYEFYHQGWEIPLWDDLLVEFFLKVPVDQRFKKYLYDYTLHHMYPDYFDKPNNPVGKTTSYKNKYGALYPLLKKVYNKKELYSRYHKDPMEWYGITGNYVQYLNSLSFKVKGSKYHNPYNINSILVKNYINNLKG; this comes from the coding sequence TTGGAAATCAATAATGTGAGCCTGACTCTTTCAAATAGCTGGTCACAGTTAAAAATAGACAATAAAGAATTATATTTTAGGGGATACTTTTACTATCAAGATAAGTTGTTTACGAGTAACTCTCTTGATGAACTTATTCAACTATCCTTTCATCGGGAATTTTTTGAGAAAATTAAGGGTGAGTTTGCACTTGTTTATCATGATCCTGAGCAAACAATTGCTGCAGTTGATCGTAAAAGAACAATTCCTCTGTTTTATCAACAAAAAAACGACCGACTCATCATTAAAGATCAGGTTTCACAAAGTGATGTTGATACTGAGCTTCATGATCTATCGGTTTCTGAATTTCTTTTAACAGGGTATGCAGCGGGCAATCGTACTCTTTATCACGGGTTGTACCAAGTTGAGGCTGGTCAGTTTCTTATTTTTAACGGAAAAACGCTCACTCAAGAAACGTACTTCCGATATTATCATTCTCCAATGGAAATGAATGTAGAGGAAGCAGCTGATGTATTGGCAAAGCTTTTTCATCAAACGTTTGATCAAATGGTTAAGCGTATAAAAGATAAAAAAGTGATTATCCCTTTAAGTGGGGGATATGATTCTCGTATTATTGCTCTGTTGTTAAAGGAATATGATGTTAAAAACATCACAACCTTCACATATGGTGTTCCAACAAGCAAGGAAGCGGTACGGAGTAAGGAAATTGCGAACCGTCTTGGCTTAGATTGGTCAGTTTTTCCTTATACAAAAAGCGATTGGTTTCAATGGTATCATTCAGATGAGTGGAGAAATTATCAAGATTTCGGAACGAATCTATCATCAATCGCCCATATTCAAGATTGGCCGGCAGTGAAAAGTCTTCTGCAAAACTTAGATGCGCAAGATCATGAATATGTGTTTATGCCTGGTCATTCAGGAGATTTTATTGCGGGAAGTCATATTCCGTATGAGTTAATGATTGATCGCTCATACACAATAGACGAAATTGTTCAGGAAATTATGAAAAAGCATCATCGCTTATGGATGACAAATGATCATCAGGTTACGAAGGCTGTACATACGTCTATTGCTGAACAACTTCAAGGACTACCTTATGAAAATCGTGAAGAAGCAAGTGCGTTGTTTGAGTATTGGGATTGGAAGGAACGACAAGGGAAATTTATTATTAACTCATTAAGAGTATACGAATTCTATCATCAGGGCTGGGAAATTCCACTGTGGGATGACCTTCTCGTAGAATTCTTCCTAAAGGTTCCGGTTGATCAACGTTTTAAAAAATACTTATATGATTATACTTTGCATCACATGTATCCGGATTACTTTGATAAGCCGAACAATCCGGTTGGAAAGACTACTTCTTATAAAAACAAATATGGGGCACTCTATCCTCTGTTAAAGAAGGTTTATAATAAAAAAGAGTTGTACAGCCGTTATCATAAAGATCCGATGGAATGGTACGGAATTACGGGTAACTATGTTCAATACCTTAATTCACTATCATTTAAAGTAAAGGGAAGCAAATATCATAATCCCTATAACATCAATTCAATTCTAGTGAAAAATTATATTAATAACTTAAAGGGTTGA